TGGGGCTGGGACAAGCCAGCCCTCAGCAGGGAAGACATAGGCTGCTTGGGTGGCCATGGCATAGAAGGTCTGCACCTGGGTGTACAGATGCTCCCGGAGCTGGGTGAGCAGGGAGTACTTCTCCCAGCTCAGCGAGAAAGGAAGCTGCTGATTCTGCAGCAGAACGACGTTCTGATTAATGTCCTCAGACATGGCGCGAAGGGAAGTCACCAGGCTTTTCCGAAGTAGAGGGGTCTGGATTCCAGAGGACCGTGACCTAGGCCTCTTGCTGTGCCCAGTGCGCCTTCTCTTGGCTCTTCTACGGCAGGCATTTCCAGTCTCTTTGCTGTCACCACTTTGTTCAGCATCAGAGACCTTTCCTATCCTTTCCAAAGTCACACTGCACATCTCTTCTAGAGAGGCTCCTGCAAAGGAAGCTTGTAGGTGAGAGACCTGCCAGATTAATTCCCAGGGGATCGTCATTCCCAGGTCTCAGCCAGTGCCCTCAGGGGAATCCCACAGCTACCCTGCTCCTTTCAAGCCCTTTTATTTCTATGTGACCACACTTATCCTACGTCCCCAAATGCTCCCTGAATCCCAGGGTCTCCCAAACCACCAAGCAAAGCCCCTCCTGCCCATGCACTGGTTGTTCCCCGCTTTTCCTTCTGTGCACCTCTGGCCCCAAAAGTAACTTCCTACCTGCTGTCTTGCGGAGGCTGTCCCTGGAACTGCTTTTCCTCTCCCTGGAGCTCTCCCAGTTGGAgcagctttctgcttcttctgcaGATAAAGTGTGAGTTTCAGTGACTGCTCACTTTCCTGCCATTCCTAGAGTTCAGGATCTGCAAGGTTCTGGCTGCCACAGAGCAGCACCCAGTTCGCTGCCCAGTGAGACAGATCCTCATATCCTGTCCCTCTTTCCCGCCAAAGTAAAACCTTACCTGATAGATTGCGGCTATTTCTGCCCTCGAGTTTCCTCTTCTTACAGTTCTCTTCATTTGTCTTGGCCTCTGACCCTGGACAAAAAGAAGGAGTTTAGGTGACTGGCCTAAACTCAAGGCACACAGAACCCCCTACTTGTGGACAATTCTCTCCATCAACTGTCAGTATTTGTGGGCAACTGTCTTGACTGAGTGTGTTTGGCGAATGTCAGGTGTGACGTGAGCACCAAGGTTCCAGAGGATCATTGTCACAGGTCCTCAAGCACCCTGCAGGCTAGGTAACGTTTTCTACCACCTATGTCAAAATGAAACCCAAGCGGAGACAAAAATACTGGGTTTCACCCTGAATGGTGTGACTCAGCTGgtgggagtgtcatcccataaactgcaaggttgtgggtttgattcctggtcagggcacacgcctgggttgggggtttggtCTCAATCGGggcacataagagaggcaaccaatcaatgtttctctctcacatcgatgtttctctcgcccttcctctccctctctctaatcaataagcatgttctcaggtgaaaataaaacaaaaataaattaaaaaatcaatcaatcaatcaatcaatgtgtaaaaatgttatttcatctTTATGGTCTCCCTTTGAGGTATGTGTtattatgaaacaaacaaacaaacaagccaacaaTATGGGTTTCCCTGATCTCCAACCTCTTTCCAGCCTCCACACAAACAGCCCGTTTTTACCTGGTCTTTGGATGCCATTCTCTCTTAACTGGGACGAATCCTTGCctttttcttctaatagtttCTGATCCACATCTGAGTGCCTTTCTTCAAAAGAGTTCTTTTGGAGGGGCGGCTGGTCAGTGGCACTTTGGATGGAGGGGCTCTGGGAGTCTGAGTTTTCTGTTCCCGGATCCATCTTGGAGCCCAAATGGAAGACCTTCCCTGTGACACATCCAGAGCCAGAAGTGAGAGTTGACCTGATTTGCCCGCCTTTTATGAGCCACTTAGAGGGGTGTGGCTCACTCCTATTGGCCGAAAAGCATTCATTCCTGTTACTCATTAGAGATTCAGGTAGGCTAAATATAGGTAGGAATGTGGCTGATTGTGTTTTGTCAACAAAAGGTCTCTGCCACAAGAATTACGCCAACAGCAGTTTCCAATATGGGGATTCCAATAAACCATAGAGGTTTATTATAAATGCAGTGTCATTCCTGTAGGGTTCCCACTTGCAGCGTTTTGTCATTTTTAGATAGAGTGTGAGGACTTTCATATGCCCTAGCTCCTCCCAAAGACCCTCCCAACTGATTATATTTCCTTAAAGCTCCAGTTAGTCTTCATCAAAAAGTCGGCTGAGAAATGGATTGAAGTACAATATTAAGAACGGTGGACTCAGATGGCAGGGCCATTGTGCGGGGGTTTGGAGGCTCGGCCTGTGGCATTTCCCTCAAATGCGCAGTGGGTGAGATGCCTCTGGAAGCAGTGGTTGCTAGACTCCGGTTTTAAATTTGTGCCCAGTTAGCTGTTAGGAGTGCTTCTTAGGAGTGCCATTGCTCCTCGAAGTCCAGCTTGAACTGCAGATCCCCACACAGATATGGAAAGACTATCGCAGGGTCCCGACATAGACTCAAAAACAGGATAGCAGAGCTGGGAAGCTGAGGGACTAGAAGGCAGAGAATTCCTCCCCATCTTGATTCTGGCCAACAGTCCACCCAGAATTATTCAAGACCCTGACCAGAATTCTTTTGCTTCTTCCACCATGAAGTGAAAAGTGAGGGCTGCTCAAATGTACCTGGATAACAGGCTCATCAGGAGGGTAACTTTCTATCAATAAAATGCATCTATTTTCACAATTCTTCTCTATGATAATTTCATCCTATAGAGGACACAGAAGAGGCACGTCTTAAAATTAAGACACAAGTGTTTACCAGACCCGTTATGCAAgtgatgtatttctttttcatacttgCCTCTGTATTGTTAAGGACTGGATTTTACTGAAGGAAAGGTACAAGCCAATcatgtatatgaatatatctGACAAACATCAGATAGTTATATAAAAGTGAAACCATCAATGACatcaaaataattaattataaacatagtttctcaaaaataatatttttaagctttaaaGATGGATATTTTAAACATTCACACATTGTATAGAATAAAGCATCCCTCTATTTACTACTGAGACCCCTTCAaagtgtggagggatggggaggaaatgcaggcaattgtaactgaataacaaaaataaattaaattaaaaatttttaaaaaagaacaaaatgtgcCAGCATTCCGCCAGTCTTGTCTTGTGTCATCCAATCAAACCTTCACCTTGGCATGCAGGTTGGGTGAGAAATGGAACTAGAAAACCTTAATGCACATTTTAGAATTGtgtatttctctaaaaaataagttgggagccataaaatgtatttttaatacattattcttcaaaaatatatatgggagACAACAAAGACTCGCAGGCTATTATAACtcgaaattattttttaattttttatattatctaATACCCGGTTCATACTTGCATTCTCTCAAATTAATCAAacacattttaagttatttactGTAGCATTAGAACTGATCATTTCTGTCTGAAAAGATCATTTAAGACTCACTAAAAAGCAGAGGCATATAATTGAAATTTTCATTACTCGGAAAGAAATTGTGTccactatatataaaaattaattatactcACTCGAAACAAAAAGTACAcgattcaaaataaattaaaaaataattaaaaagaaattttacacgTTAGTAAATTCTTGtggtgaatattttatttcactacaCGCAACCTTGTTAATATTAAAGCAAAtgtaaataataacaatgataggggactcaagggttggaaaattttaatttgagtAATCGCTAATGAGCTTTGTAATCAGTGCGTGTAAAGGCTATTGTTCCAGGAGCTGAAGGTATGagccaccctgactccaggagaccataagcagttcacCTTCGAGCCTCAGGAGGGCTGCCAGCAGTCTAGATGGTATcagagccattgtgctccagagTGAGATACCCACGATCCAGGACGcagctaaagaccaccgcccAGAGTGAGAATACTGcagctttttaatccaattaacttttccctgaattccaaaccccttacccgCACTttgctctccttataaaaagggccattttaaaatggaatgtaagaAGGTCCGTTAGGGTATGACCCCAGCCTCTTTTTAGATCACTAGCCATCTCAATAAAGCTCCCTTAAAGACTCAATCCTTATCTCTGCTGATTGGGTTcagtatgtgacaggcagcacgaatgctGGCCTTTTCCAATTTCATCAATGCCACTGTTCTCATGCATACAGTTAGTAAACATTCAGACATTATCCAGTCTGTCAATGATGGGGGAATTGGAAGGTACTATACAGTCAGTGTTGGCTTAACCACTTCAGAAGGTGATATGGTCACATGAACTAAACGTAAAGATGCATGAAAATAATAAtccagcagccctggctgacgtggctccttggattgagtgtgggctgtgaaccaaaggttcgctggtcaattcccagtcagggcacattcctgagttgcaggccaggtccccagttgggggcacatgagaggcaaccacacattgatgtttctctccccgtctttctccctcacttcccctctctttgaaaatacataaataaattgaaaaagaaaaagaaaataataatccaGGAATTTAAAATTTCTCACTTTCTGTTCACAAGAACAAGGAGATTGCCCAAGTACATTCGTGGCAGCATTAAAGTGGAAGTGTTATCCAACTCCATTGGATTGCCATTTGGGGTGTTCTATTCAAAAGGAGATGTAGCTGTCATtaggtagttttatttaattgCAGGAAGTAAAGGAGGCAACAAACCCATATCCAAAGGGATGTCTTTCCTCTGTCTTTCCAAAGGGAGCCTTAGGCACTGCTTTTATATGCTGTTTGGTTAATTAcatgttgctttcttttttttgcagttGGCTAAACATATATGGTTGGGTTGTGATCCAGCTTATGTGGCACACACTGCATCTGCCAAATACTTGGCTACATTATAATGTTGGGTaagaatagcatttagtaagaaCTGTCCAGACTGATGACAAAACCAACCCCATTTGCTATTGTGGTGCCACTTGCCCAGCcggcctatgaccttgttaaacctGACTGctattttactcttctgagtttATGTTCCCAGGActagaaattactggaaagcaagaacagaagaactaaccactccctacagccacaggcagaagataacagtggaacaaactgcagcctcagGTTAAAatgccccaacagcccaggggccacacagcagCAACCCCCACCCTTGcttaatccaattataatccaataaaagctcagagcccccacccctcagtgctggtgtatctctccataccacgcccctctcctttcttggagagtgaataaaaacttcattctctacactttcttatctttgtgaattctttcacagcccaggTAACTGACCACCTTAAATTTTGGTGGCCCATATGGGGacattctctatttctccctctcctccagcctcctgagACTTGGGACTAGGGGTGCAGTGGGCAGTGGAAGCTTAACTCAGGCTAACCCCTGAAACCTGTCTCTATGAGGTTTGGAGAGAGTCTCCTAATCCTTCTCCATCTCTCTGGACTCTGTGGacagcctcctcctcacctgTTTTCACAGCCAGCAACTGGTTAAGTCTCTCTGAATCTCTGGACAAAAACATCCTATTCAAGGTGACAGTTTATCCCCTCAACTCATTGTCATAAATCCCTGTACTGGGTCTATCACTTTCTCAGGATTTTGGCTGGGAGGGATGCCTCAAACTCTCTCACGGCTGGTTTGGTCTGTTCTTCAGGTCCAGGAACGCTTTGAGGTAGAACCTTGTGTTCGGTCTGCCCGCAGGCTCAAGGACACTCAGCTCTGGCCACAGACCTCTAGGTCGTTTGAGCTGGGGATGTCCTCAAACATCCCTCCCCCACTCGGCTGTTTTCAtccct
The sequence above is drawn from the Desmodus rotundus isolate HL8 chromosome 12, HLdesRot8A.1, whole genome shotgun sequence genome and encodes:
- the LOC112310261 gene encoding protein FRG2-like, whose product is MDPGTENSDSQSPSIQSATDQPPLQKNSFEERHSDVDQKLLEEKGKDSSQLRENGIQRPGSEAKTNEENCKKRKLEGRNSRNLSEEAESCSNWESSRERKSSSRDSLRKTAGASLEEMCSVTLERIGKVSDAEQSGDSKETGNACRRRAKRRRTGHSKRPRSRSSGIQTPLLRKSLVTSLRAMSEDINQNVVLLQNQQLPFSLSWEKYSLLTQLREHLYTQVQTFYAMATQAAYVFPAEGWLVPAPLPSPWGPAGDEGEAQSPF